The region GGCGATGAGCCGGCCGGCGTCCGGGAAGGCGGCGACCACCCGTCCGGGATCGGTGGCGGCGACGATTCCGCGCAGACCCTGGCTGAGCGCGACGACGGCGGCGAGCGCGGGATGGGCGTCGGCGCCGGTGGCCGAGCCCTCGCCATCGGGCTCCTCGACGCAGAGCAACCACACCCGCTCATGGACGGCGTCGTCTCGTTCGGCCCTTCGTGGACTCGATGCCCGGGCGGCGCCCGAGGCGCCATCGTGAGGCTCGGGACGCGGTCTCGGGAGCGAGGCACGCACCGTGATGGTGGTCCAGGAGCCGACGTGGACGTGGTCCCCGTCCGCGAGCAGGACCGGCGAGTTGGGCAGCACGGGTTCGTGGCTGTCGTTGATCCGCGTGCCGTTCCTGGACCCGAGGTCGACGACCTCGATCGACCCGTCCGGCTGGCGCAGGAAGCTCGCGTGCAGGTGCGAGACGTGCGCGTCCTCGACCGGGTCGCTCAGGTCGATGTGCGGCTCGACGCCGTGGCTGGTCCGGTGTCGCCTGCCGACGAGCACCTCGGGCAGCTCGAGCCGGTACCGGCGGGGACGCACCCCCTCGGGGAAGGACAGGTCCGGGTGGGGCTGGGACTCGAAGTAGGCCCGGTCCGCCCACACGAGTGCTTCCCAGGGCTGCGCGGGCGCCGGCGCCTCCCCCTCGTCGAGGCCGATCCCGCACTCGTCGCAGTAGTCGGCGCTGCTGCTGAGGTGTCCCAGGCGGCAGACGCGGCTCATGGGTTCGACCGCTTCGTGACCTGGGTCTCCACGGTCGTGGTCGCCTCGATGTCGAGGGGATGGCTGAGCGCCTCGGCGAGCGGGTCCCCCAACCGCTTCGCCTCCTGGGCCGCAGACTCGAAGGCGGATGCCTTCTCCTCGCTCGCTCCACGATCCACGGCGATGAGGCCAGCGCTGACGCGGCTCATCAGCTCGGCTCTACCGAGGTAGTGGGCGAGCTCGGGGTCGAGCTTCAGCCACCCTCGCGGGGCCTCGGTCCAGCTGCACACGACCGGCACCGCTTCCTTCAGCACGGTGTTGTCGGTCTCGTCCACGACCTGCAGGCGGGCGACCCGGATGTCCTCTCGCGACGGCGTGACGTGCAGACCTAGCACGTAGTCACGGCGCTCCTGCCCCCACGGCTCGGTCGCGAAGTCGAGCCAGCGCCCCTCCCCAGGGTCCACCGGCACCAGCGCGGCCCGCGCCGGTGCCACCTGGTCGAAGCGCGTGATGCTCGCCGAGGAGGGCGTCCACAGCCGCAGCCGTACGGCCACCGGCCCCGGGTCCCCGGCGGCGCTTCCCGGGTCGATGCACTCGACCCGGAACAGGATGTTGATCTCCGCGCACCCGACTGGAAGGGCCCCGTCCTTGTGCACCTGCGTGCTGAACTCGGCCATCACGAACTCCTTGTCAAGACTCCCGTGTCGAGCACCGCGACGGTGACGTCGTCACGGGCCCCCCGGTCGACGGCGAGATCCGCGAGGCGACGAGCAGCGCTGAGCGGCCTCGCGCTCGGGGAGAGGACAGCGGACAGACTCGTTGGGCTGCCGCCGGGGGACAGGCTCGTCCACAGCCCGTCCGAGCAGACGACGACGCGACCGTGACGCGTCGGTCGATAGGTCTCCAGCCCGGCCGGTCCGGCCGGGGCGTCCGCGCCGAGCCAGCGGGTCAGCGGGCGGCCGCGCCCGGCGCGGGTCACGGCGTCGTCGACCGTGAGCCGACGGGCGGAGTCGTCTCCGATCCAGTAGGCGCGGCTGTCGCCGACCCAGGCCACGGTGAGCTCCCCGGCCGCCCACACGAGGGAGACGAGAGTGCAGGCGGGCAGGGGAGCG is a window of Actinomycetes bacterium DNA encoding:
- a CDS encoding PP2C family protein-serine/threonine phosphatase gives rise to the protein MSTLTACDGCGATADLGAGGLCAHCAGSGLTPVGRVEHDLDTLAVVSRPGPGHVHNEDAFFISVAEGLGAVAVVCDGVGSSSAAREAAAAAARTAGRILARGIRGGAAITAELSLGAVEEARTAVAAVTSGAPDPAPLPACTLVSLVWAAGELTVAWVGDSRAYWIGDDSARRLTVDDAVTRAGRGRPLTRWLGADAPAGPAGLETYRPTRHGRVVVCSDGLWTSLSPGGSPTSLSAVLSPSARPLSAARRLADLAVDRGARDDVTVAVLDTGVLTRSS